A section of the Oncorhynchus tshawytscha isolate Ot180627B linkage group LG09, Otsh_v2.0, whole genome shotgun sequence genome encodes:
- the LOC112240352 gene encoding meiosis inhibitor protein 1-like, which translates to MGSLLLALRLLCLMQTSGSTENEMDGIHFTLLYHVSNLAGKLQASNTECLLPAFSYLYCCLCLSLPLTALTELCPCCCVTPG; encoded by the exons ATGGGCTCTCTCCTTCTGGCTCTGCGGTTGCTGTGCCTGATGCAGACCAGTGGCTCCACTGAGAATGAGATGGATGGCATCCACTTCACACTGCTCTACCACG TGAGTAACCTGGCAGGGAAGCTGCAAGCCTCCAACACGGAGTGTCTGCTGCCAGCCTTCAGCTACCTGTACTGCTGTCTGTGCCTGTCCCTCCCCCTCACTGCACTGACAGAG CTGTGTCCATGCTGCTGTGTAACGCCGGGCTGA
- the LOC121838773 gene encoding meiosis inhibitor protein 1-like, translated as MFSVCVSGFLNQLLKLGEVVSVLMNSPCEQIRSDLDQSLDQDQEAQSSTQLSLERCPLPLILKKLLLCGDETLQVASAQCMAAILVHSPSQYCASFIQADVPGERTCLNV; from the exons AtgttttctgtttgtgtgtcaggctTCCTGAATCAGCTGCTGAAGCTGGGTGAGGTGGTGTCTGTGCTGATGAACAGCCCCTGTGAGCAGATCCGGTCTGATCTGGATCAGAGCCTGGACCAGGACCAAGAGGCCCAGTCCAGCACCCAGCTCTCCCTGGAGCGCTGCCCACTTCCACTCATACTCAAAAAG CTGTTGCTGTGTGGGGATGAGACATTGCAGGTGGCCAGTGCTCAGTGTATGGCTGCTATCCTGGTCCACTCCCCCAGCCAGTACTGTGCTTCCTTCATCCAGGCAGACGTACCTGGTGAGAGAACTTGTTTGAATGTCTGA
- the LOC112240350 gene encoding meiosis inhibitor protein 1 — MAYSRSLRGCVCSPALQGLWPWQRQRPLESAPPVCRVNHQSSPVQYKQLEKLVEDIIARCTELPLPASSRCRVSLRGDEPSSQASRAGGFLLQALVCFHAACRLVEQCSSEPGLKENVFTAPSKQVQGQDPLESLCLCLCLPHCCDTVCIPTVTHPLVSSGWLWSTKLSSVQETETLNAVSCGFLQRLSVSLLSQPDPAASILPQGSCVVTLLCSVQEQGDSALPPCVLRSALYLLSVTQDKSPDLDWAPQNCISKALSSSPSFASLYTHHPPLLHFLFRYPELAEHFGPRVLELWLSHRAEATLQSDTNRHGVYQGGSPGRTCCRGAGEFPAGPAGL, encoded by the exons atggcctacagcC gcAGCCTGCGGGGGTGCGTCTGTTCCCCAGCGCTCCAGGGTTTGTGGCCGTGGCAGAGGCAGCGCCCTCTGGAGTCTGCTCCCCCAGTCTGCAG ggtgAACCACCAGTCCAGCCCAGTACAGTACAAACAGCTGGAGAAGCTGGTGGAAGACATTATTGCTCGGTGCACTGAGCTGCCCTTACCTGCCTCCTCGCGGTGCCGA GTGAGCCTCAGAGGAGATGAGCCCAGCAGCCAGGCCTCGAGAGCGGGAGGGTTTCTACTCCAGGCCCTGGTCTGTTTCCATGCCGCCTGCAG gttAGTGGAGCAGTGTTCGTCTGAGCCTGGCCTGAAGGAGAATGTGTTCACAGCTCCATCCaagcaggttcagggtcaggaccCGCTGGAgtccctgtgtctgtgtctgtgtctgccacACTGCTGTGACACTGTTTGCATCCCCACCGTCACA CACCCTCTGGTTTCTTCAGGCTGGCTCTGGAGCACAAAGCTGTCCTCTGTGCAGGAAACAG AAACTCTGAATGCAGTCAGCTGTGGTTTTCTGCAGAGGCTCAGTGTGTCTCTTCTGTCCCAACCAGACCCTGCAGCCAGCATCCTCCCACAAG gctCCTGTGTGGtgactctgctgtgctctgtgcAGGAGCAGGGAGACTCGGCCCTGCCTCCCTGTGTGCTCAGGTCTGCCCTCTACCTGCTGTCTGTCACACAGGACAAGAGCCCCGACCTGGACTGG GCTCCTCAAAACTGTATCAGCAAGGCCCTGTCCTCCAGCCCCAGTTTCGCCTCCCTCTACACCCACCACCCTCCACTCCTACACTTCCTCTTCCGCTACCCAGAGCTGGCCGAGCACTTTGGGCCCCGGGTCCTGGAGCTGTGGTTGTCCCACCGTGCTGAGGCCACACTGCAGTCAGACACAAACA GGCATGGTGTGTACCAGGGAGGCTCCCCTGGCAGAACGTGCTGTAGAGGTGCTGGGGAGTTTCCTGCAGGGCCGGCGGGGCTGTAA